GGAACAGATGCCGGTTGCTCGTCTCCATCCAACGCGACCATCGTGAAAAACGAGGTTGCAGTGTCTTGTTTCTCGTTCTCGCACGGGCGTTCTGCGCCGACGTTCACGAGGACGTCCATGCTTGTCCGTCCGGTTTCGAAGACGTAGCCTTCGACGGTCACGATGTCACCGAGGTCGATTGGGCCGAGGAAATCGACGTGATCCATCGACGCCGTAACGACCTGTCGCCGGGAAAATCGCCGGGACGAGATGGCGGCACAGATGTCCATCCAGTGGAGAACCGACCCACCGAGCGCTCGCCCGAGGTTGTTCGCGTCGTTCGGCATCAGGATTTCACTCATCACGGTGTGCGACTCCGAAAGTGGCGCAGTTTCGCGCATCAGAAGCGCCTACACGACCGACACAGATAAATCAAGTGAATTTGTAATAATGAAAGTTAAATTGCTGACACAGCCGTTCGACTTATCCGCCGAAGCGTCGTGGAGAATACAGAATGATGCGGGAAACGAGGGGGAAAACAGGATGAGGAAGAACGCGAGGGGAGGGAACAGAGCGATTTTGGCGGGCATACCGCTGGCTCTGTGGTTGCTGTGCGCTCCGTTCGTCGTCTACGAGGCGATGTTCGCGTCGAACTTCTGGAACGACATGCTCGTCGGCGTCACCGTCCTGCTCCTCGCTCTCTACGGACTCGTCTGCTCGTGGCGAAACCGCCGGGTGAGCGTCGCCGCGGGCGGACTCCTCGGTTTGCTCGGCCTCTGGCAGGTGACGCGGCCCTTCGTCGTTCCGACTGCCGGGCCGCTTCCGCTCTGGGGCGACGCAGTCGTCGGCGTCCTACTGGCCGCACTCGGTGGGCGCGTCAT
The nucleotide sequence above comes from Haladaptatus cibarius D43. Encoded proteins:
- a CDS encoding acyl-CoA thioesterase; translation: MRETAPLSESHTVMSEILMPNDANNLGRALGGSVLHWMDICAAISSRRFSRRQVVTASMDHVDFLGPIDLGDIVTVEGYVFETGRTSMDVLVNVGAERPCENEKQDTATSFFTMVALDGDEQPASVPDVCCPSDEQETLRDDALRRRRKRREALGSPKKSV
- a CDS encoding SPW repeat domain-containing protein — encoded protein: MAGIPLALWLLCAPFVVYEAMFASNFWNDMLVGVTVLLLALYGLVCSWRNRRVSVAAGGLLGLLGLWQVTRPFVVPTAGPLPLWGDAVVGVLLAALGGRVMRNARTTSLSEQAQANRR